From the genome of Pseudomonas sp. gcc21, one region includes:
- the phoR gene encoding phosphate regulon sensor histidine kinase PhoR yields the protein MTTSWTRALLVRLFWLTLICLPVGLLTGHLAWTLVFGLALYVGWTLRQLLRFHRWLLDNPSADLPDARGIWGEIFSTIHRQRQSAARRQHRLQEIIGQIQASTAALSEAVVMIDRQGRLQWWNASADRLLALRNPADKGQHITSLIRDPRFATYYETGSHAEPLNLDSPTSKNTHLQFAITRYGQGERLMVVRDITRLHNLELMRKDFVANVSHELRTPLTVVIGYLETLLDNEDVLASRWKRAMLQMQTQASRMHTLLNDLLLLSRLETTDTSLDEEPVSVHLLLTRIRDDARAFSGERQHRIMLSNETEQQLLGIAGELRSAFSNLVFNAVKYTPDGCAIQIRWWTDEAGAHMSVADNGPGIAPEHIGRLTERFYRIDSSRNSHTGGSGLGLAIVKHVLLRHQARLEIISEEGTGSSFICHFPGRRLVPMDQALGE from the coding sequence TTGACCACCAGCTGGACCCGGGCCTTACTCGTCAGATTGTTCTGGCTAACACTGATTTGCCTGCCGGTAGGCCTGCTCACCGGACATCTGGCCTGGACGCTGGTGTTTGGTCTGGCGCTATATGTCGGCTGGACATTACGCCAGCTGCTGCGGTTTCACCGCTGGCTGCTCGACAATCCCTCGGCCGATCTCCCGGATGCCCGCGGGATATGGGGCGAGATATTCAGCACAATCCATCGACAGCGGCAAAGCGCCGCCCGGCGCCAACACAGGCTGCAGGAAATAATCGGCCAGATCCAGGCGTCTACCGCTGCGCTGAGCGAAGCAGTCGTCATGATAGACCGGCAGGGCCGCCTGCAATGGTGGAACGCCTCCGCCGACCGCCTGCTCGCGTTGCGTAACCCGGCAGACAAGGGGCAACACATCACCAGCCTGATCCGTGATCCCCGGTTCGCGACCTATTATGAAACAGGCTCGCACGCCGAACCGCTGAATCTCGACTCGCCGACCAGCAAGAATACGCATCTGCAGTTTGCAATCACCCGTTACGGCCAGGGAGAACGCCTGATGGTGGTGCGGGATATTACGCGTTTGCATAACCTTGAACTCATGCGCAAGGATTTCGTAGCCAACGTCTCCCACGAGCTGAGGACACCGTTGACCGTAGTGATCGGCTATCTGGAAACTCTGCTAGATAACGAAGACGTACTCGCCTCTCGCTGGAAACGCGCCATGTTGCAGATGCAAACGCAGGCCTCGCGTATGCACACCCTGCTGAACGACCTGTTGCTGTTGTCGCGCCTGGAAACCACCGACACTTCCCTGGACGAAGAACCGGTTTCGGTACACCTGCTGCTCACGCGGATCCGCGACGATGCGCGGGCATTTTCCGGCGAACGCCAGCACCGTATCATGCTGTCCAACGAGACCGAACAGCAGCTCCTTGGCATCGCTGGCGAGCTGCGTAGCGCCTTTTCCAACCTGGTATTCAACGCTGTGAAGTACACGCCGGATGGTTGCGCGATACAGATCCGCTGGTGGACTGACGAGGCGGGAGCGCATATGAGCGTCGCCGACAATGGGCCAGGTATTGCGCCGGAACATATCGGCCGCCTGACCGAACGCTTCTACCGCATCGACTCGAGCCGTAACAGCCACACCGGGGGCAGCGGCCTGGGCCTGGCGATCGTCAAGCACGTGCTATTACGCCATCAGGCTCGATTGGAAATCATCAGTGAAGAGGGTACGGGTAGCAGCTTCATCTGCCATTTTCCCGGCAGACGGCTGGTTCCGATGGATCAGGCGCTCGGGGAGTAA
- a CDS encoding response regulator, translating to MAKVSVLVVDDAPFIRDLVKKALRSHFPGVQVEEAIDGRKAQQVLSRIRFDLILCDWEMPEMNGLELLQWFRGQPDAAAIPFIMVTSRGDKENVVEAIQSGVSDYIGKPFSNEQLVAKVRKALHRAGKLELLEGRQARASVGTAQGTIANLTSARKTSSNTPASAGAPLVAPALPVETDKVVAGPVATQPVRGQGQLRLPGRQLACVIKTLSLRDALVVVRRGEHMPQVFESGVLDLEQDSDRSVARINAYIHSVASMEPRMDCEWLKVTLRFVDQDPEKLDYLSRLIATGSSQQHYSPSA from the coding sequence GTGTGCAGGTGGAGGAGGCGATCGATGGACGCAAGGCCCAGCAGGTTCTCAGCCGGATAAGGTTCGATCTCATCCTGTGCGATTGGGAAATGCCCGAGATGAATGGCCTCGAGTTGTTGCAGTGGTTTAGAGGTCAGCCAGACGCAGCGGCAATACCCTTCATCATGGTGACCAGTCGCGGTGACAAGGAAAACGTTGTTGAAGCCATCCAGTCCGGCGTCAGCGATTACATTGGCAAACCCTTCAGCAACGAACAGTTAGTGGCCAAGGTGCGCAAGGCATTGCACCGGGCCGGCAAGCTGGAATTGCTGGAGGGGCGGCAGGCCCGCGCCAGTGTCGGTACGGCTCAGGGCACGATTGCCAATCTTACTAGCGCACGCAAAACCAGTTCGAATACCCCGGCCAGCGCAGGCGCCCCGTTGGTCGCCCCTGCACTACCCGTTGAAACAGACAAGGTTGTAGCCGGACCGGTTGCCACGCAGCCAGTGCGCGGCCAGGGACAGTTGCGCTTGCCGGGCCGGCAGTTGGCCTGTGTTATCAAGACGCTCAGTCTGCGTGATGCCCTGGTGGTCGTCCGTCGCGGCGAACATATGCCGCAGGTATTCGAAAGCGGCGTGCTGGATCTCGAGCAGGACAGTGACCGCTCGGTAGCGCGTATAAATGCTTACATCCATTCGGTGGCCTCGATGGAACCGCGGATGGACTGCGAGTGGCTGAAGGTTACGCTGCGTTTTGTCGACCAGGATCCGGAAAAGCTCGACTATCTGTCACGGCTGATTGCTACCGGGAGCAGCCAGCAGCATTACTCCCCGAGCGCCTGA